TTGGGCTCTGTTCTCAGCCCCACCAGGCCTTATCTgagagcacagcactggcagctATTATGGGCAAGAAGCAGATTAAATAGGTTGTGCTGCAAAAGCACAAAGGGCTTGATGTGTTTTCCTGGAGAGTGGCCTGCACAGGGTTGTGCCAAAGGGTAGAACTCCAGCAGTCACAGCCTTCTGCTGATCCAGGAACAGTCCCTGCTTCTGCCTTTAGCGGAGAGGGAAGCTCAGGCAAACCCAAGGCAGTCCGAGCTGCcctcagaggcagcaggaacacCCAGAGCACTCCCTCGCTGCCTCGAAGCACAGCAGTTCCTGTGGGGAGTCCTCAATGTCCCCACAACCACATGCTCCAGGAGGAACATTTGgtacagctgtgctggcacatgCACACAAAACACTGTCCCTCACCCAAGAAATACACAAGACGTACTCAGTAGCTCCAGGTACTTGTCCTTGTTCTCCTGTTGCTGAGCAGCTGTGACCACACTGGAGCTGAGCAAACTGCCTGGGCTCCACTTCTCAGGTTGGGGAGCAAAGGCTCCTTTAGATGacgctgctgctgcagcaggttcAGTGACAGAGCCTGTGTAGATCTGAGACAAGAAATGAGTTTGTGTCAGAAACTGTGGCTGGCAGAGACTGCCCTGGGATCACATTTCAAATGCAAGCCCTTAGGAAGGTGCTGTCAGCCACTTTTAGAGCTCTTAAATGGGTTTCTTTGGATGTCCACTTCTGAAACCAGAAGGGTCAAAACCAAAGGCTGATTTTACTCGAGTTCATGGTCAATTTCATGTTCCATTTTCATGGATTTTCTGAAGGATGACTGCCACAGTGACTGCTCCACTTCCTCCCAAGGACTCCTTTCCCCCTCCAAGGGCTGCAGACACACTTGCAGTTCCTTGTTCTAATGTTCTACCTCCTCCCATTGGATCCTCTTTTCCACCACCATCTTCAGGATGTGCTCAACCTTTAGCACCTCTGGTTGGGACAGGTCCTGTGCCTCACGCCAGCCTTGGGGCTCTTTGTGGCCAATCACTTGCTGGAAGTCTTCACAGGCTGCCAGGTGAGATGTCAACACTTCCACCTCAAgtcaaacagaacaaagcagtCAGACAGTACAGCTTGTCGCTGTCAGCCATGGGTCACAGACTgtgaggaaagggagagaacaGGAGAGGGCCAGATTCAAAAAGGATACAGAATTCAAAATCTATCTGGGTCACCAAGTTGAGCTGCAGAAACACCTCAAGAAACAAGGAGAGCAGGAACAGGCCAGCAGGAATCCATTCGGATGACTGCCGGCCAACAGGCCAAAGGACTAGTCCCACtgtccagggcagcagctgagatTCAGCAGCCCAGGACGTGTCCTTCAGAGTGGCTGTGATAGAGGCCACAGCAGGAGGGCACTCAGAGGCATCACCCCcttgcctgctgctctgcagaggagaggcAAGAAGGGCAGAAGCCACCGGTTCGGTGACTGCAGCAGCTCTCGCTGTTGCACTCACTTGCTTTTGTAGAACCTCCTTCTCCTGAAGCAGGTGATTAAGCTCTTTGAtgattttcattccttcctcCAGCCTCTTCTCCCTTGGCTTGATCCTAGCCTTATTTGTCTGCAACTCTGCCTGCAGGCTGTCCTCcactttctgtgaagaacaAGCGAGAGCAAGTTTCACGAGTGGAGTGGCTGCCACTCTTCTACTCACCTGGTTTTGTAGATCGCCCCTCTGCCGATGGAGATTCCAGTGCTCTTGAATTCTTCTGATGTCTTCTTCGTGCCTCCTCTTCACTGCCTTGATGTCACTCTGGGCTTCGGGCAGCTCTGCTTGTGGCTCTGCCTTGATGTCCTGTGCACACAAATGCAGAGCAAGTGACTGGGAGCTGGCATCAGGctcagctttttcctctttcgGCCTCAAAATCACATTCATTCAGCCACTTCTTTCTGCTTCcccacccagctctgcttccattGGAACCctcccatcccagtgctggtcTGTGCAGATTACAAGGCTCTGTGCTTTCAGTGCCTGTGGGACTCCTGGTCTCCTCCATCCCAAGAGCTCCATTTTATGCCCCTGTTCCTGCCCTTCACTCTGCCACCTGGCTAGTCAGGCTTACTTGGCCATTCTCTTGTGGCTCTTCCAcctgctgcctgagctgctccagctgctctcgGGCTGGGAACAGCTCTCCCCGAGTCTGGCACGGCATCTCTGATAGAGCAATCTGTTCATGCTCTTTCTCTAGAAGGAGCTGCACAGAAAGCAAGAGAAGATGGGTTTCAACTTCCCATAAAACATTTGTGGGGCAGGACTCAGAGACTGATGGGCTCACACATTCCCAAAGCAATGtactgctgctctcctgggtcATTCCCTGCCCGTGGGAAGGCACAGATTCCAAAGTGACAGTGGCAGTACAGTCAGGGTCCCTCTGGGACTGAAGCTGACAGGGAACGTGGGGCCTTTCTCAAGGCTCTGCTGAGGACCTTGCTCCTCTTCTGCCGTGTCCTGTTTGTGTTCAGAAGTGACTGAcacccagccctgtcccacagccccaccctggctctgcaggtggCTTCCTGTGTGAGCTTGCTCCTTGTGAGAGACACTTCTGGAGTTCATGTTCTCTTCAGGCCTGCACTGCCATTCCTGCCTTTCTGACATCTACACTCTTGGATTATTCAGGAGATGAGGATGCGCACAAAGACCCTCCAGAGGAGGTCAGAGGGCCTCTATGGCCACCTCAGTATATGGAGGAGGACCAAGGTGTTTATTCTCCTCCCTCTTTTGTCAACTGAGAATTCTGACTGGCTGTACCAGAGACCCTCACAAGGTCCCATTAACAAATTAATTTACAAACCTTTCCGGATGCCAATGAAGGAAACCATGTGTCATGTAATACATGTATGACCAGAGTCCCCAAACACCACCTAGAGCATGAGATTGTTCCAGTCCCTTAGGACAGGCCAAAATTTAAAGGATAAACAGGGGGTTTCAGGGCGGAAaaggctggaggaggaaaacacctctgaggggaaaaaacaaccaTCTCTGGAGGGGGAAACATCTCTGCCTGCTCAGGATCAATCAATGGAAGGagtctctcctcctcctctcaagGGGTGCCTTTAGGTGAGCTTTGCACCTCCAGCTGCCTTGGAGCAAAACCAGGAAGATTCATGTaggtagatagatagatagacagatcGATAGATCGATAGATAGACAGATCAATAGATCGATAGATAGATAGATCTATCTCACTGTTATCATCTCTCTTTTCCTATACTTTCCATCACTGCACACATCAACACTCGGTAGCCAGTGCCCTGATCAGCAGCAATCCTGAACTTGCTCTCCTGTTGCTTCAATAAACCACACTCTTGGGGAACCTGGAGCAGGAAGGTCCTTATGGAACACAATCAGACCCAGGGCCCTGCACTGGGAACTGCACTCTTTGTGCATCTGTGCTGGGGCAAGTTCTTCTCTTGGACTCGACCAGACTGACGGTGCTAAAGTGGCTGCAATCAGAAATGAAGCCtggcccctcacagcccctctgaCCTCTGAGGACCCTGGAATGCAGGGGCCTTGATTTCCTGCTAAACTCCCATACCTGGAATGCAACAGATACTGATCCCCCGGGCTGCCAAAAGGCACGGGCGCTGTTAACCTGAAAGTGATGTGCAAGGCCCTGCTGGCTGGCCGGCCACCAGAACAGCTCCTTCTGCACCAACGTCCCTGCCCCAAATTACGTGTTCTCATGCAAAAACACTGCATCTTCCAGAACCGCAAACTAACATTCTAGCAGAATCTCttccagtgctggaaaagggcaggaaaggttgagcaaaagcacctttgctcactggagaaagagaaatgacaCAGGGCCTCTCCTTctagcaaacaaacaaataaataaacaaaaagatgaAAGTATCACCTACTCCAGTGTCTAAAGCACTTGGATGCAGTCAGGGGATGCTTGGCAGGGAAATGGCCCTTGTGGTGAGCACTGTCATGTAGGGATTTATGGAAGTGTAGCTGAAGGTCCTTCATGAACCTCCCTTCTCCTAAATTCTCCTAAAGCTCCCTCAGTGCCTCCTCATGGGACTTGTGCTCCACACCCTTCCCCAGTtcccttgcccttctctggacctgc
This sequence is a window from Corvus moneduloides isolate bCorMon1 chromosome Z, bCorMon1.pri, whole genome shotgun sequence. Protein-coding genes within it:
- the LOC116437865 gene encoding serine/threonine-protein kinase PAK 3-like isoform X1 — encoded protein: MTQESSSTLLWECVSPSVSESCPTNVLWEVETHLLLLSVQLLLEKEHEQIALSEMPCQTRGELFPAREQLEQLRQQVEEPQENGQDIKAEPQAELPEAQSDIKAVKRRHEEDIRRIQEHWNLHRQRGDLQNQVSRRVAATPLVKLALACSSQKVEDSLQAELQTNKARIKPREKRLEEGMKIIKELNHLLQEKEVLQKQVEVLTSHLAACEDFQQVIGHKEPQGWREAQDLSQPEVLKVEHILKMVVEKRIQWEEIYTGSVTEPAAAAASSKGAFAPQPEKWSPGSLLSSSVVTAAQQQENKDKYLELLRKMVSMENPVTKYIELENIGSGTFGEVCRALDSATGGEVAIKKINLRGPRRKEVTGNELMVMKMNKNPNTVNYLDSYLVDEELWLVMEYMDGGTLSNVISKTYLCEDEMATISRECLKGLDFLHSNHMIHQHVKSCNILLGTDGSVKLADFGLSAQLTPEQSRQRSVARISGWMAPEIVTGQPYGPKADIWSFGIVGIEMVEREAPHWNGDPVSPQLLIATGGRPKLQEPNLFSPLLRGFLSCCLQTNEERRWSAKELLQHPFVASAEPVSSLVPLLIAVKKRKEETRM
- the LOC116437865 gene encoding serine/threonine-protein kinase SKM1-like isoform X3 codes for the protein MTQESSSTLLWECVSPSVSESCPTNVLWEVETHLLLLSVQLLLEKEHEQIALSEMPCQTRGELFPAREQLEQLRQQVEEPQENGQDIKAEPQAELPEAQSDIKAVKRRHEEDIRRIQEHWNLHRQRGDLQNQVSRRVAATPLVKLALACSSQKVEDSLQAELQTNKARIKPREKRLEEGMKIIKELNHLLQEKEVLQKQVEVLTSHLAACEDFQQVIGHKEPQGWREAQDLSQPEVLKVEHILKMVVEKRIQWEEVAIKKINLRGPRRKEVTGNELMVMKMNKNPNTVNYLDSYLVDEELWLVMEYMDGGTLSNVISKTYLCEDEMATISRECLKGLDFLHSNHMIHQHVKSCNILLGTDGSVKLADFGLSAQLTPEQSRQRSVARISGWMAPEIVTGQPYGPKADIWSFGIVGIEMVEREAPHWNGDPVSPQLLIATGGRPKLQEPNLFSPLLRGFLSCCLQTNEERRWSAKELLQHPFVASAEPVSSLVPLLIAVKKRKEETRM